In a single window of the Flavobacterium sp. W4I14 genome:
- a CDS encoding putative PurR-regulated permease PerM (product_source=COG0628; cath_funfam=1.20.1050.10; cog=COG0628; pfam=PF01594; superfamily=56849; transmembrane_helix_parts=Inside_1_12,TMhelix_13_27,Outside_28_30,TMhelix_31_53,Inside_54_59,TMhelix_60_82,Outside_83_144,TMhelix_145_167,Inside_168_201,TMhelix_202_224,Outside_225_233,TMhelix_234_256,Inside_257_262,TMhelix_263_280,Outside_281_299,TMhelix_300_331,Inside_332_374) yields MTNNLPLTVKRSIELLGLMAIVAVMVIGRDIIMPMLMAFFISIMLLPVYRFLKRKKIPESLSIILSILLVALFVALIIWFFSNQIGILVKDFPQIKANVTQHINSLSDWISRITRYDDKEQKAFIQDKSDDLMNMGTSLAGGAAVTLSGIFVFIGLLPIYIYLMLFYKDILLRFIFMWFKTDDHPKVKEAIYETESIIKSYLIGLLIQITYMTILLGGILMLIGIKHALLIGVIFAILNLIPYVGALIGNLIGVLLTLTSSQELWPVITVLGVIAFVQFLDNNILMPRIVGSKVKINALFAILGVFIGGSIAGVSGMFLALPIVAVLKIIFDRTESFKQWGVLLGDERPAKSPMTFPTFRKKKPVATKSGIEGK; encoded by the coding sequence ATGACTAATAATTTACCACTAACCGTAAAACGATCTATAGAGTTATTGGGCTTGATGGCTATTGTAGCTGTTATGGTTATCGGCCGCGATATTATCATGCCCATGTTGATGGCCTTTTTTATCAGCATTATGTTGCTACCGGTTTACCGCTTTTTAAAACGGAAAAAAATTCCCGAATCGCTATCCATTATTCTATCAATTTTACTGGTTGCACTCTTTGTAGCCCTCATTATTTGGTTTTTTTCCAATCAGATAGGTATTTTGGTTAAAGATTTTCCTCAGATAAAAGCAAATGTTACGCAGCATATCAATTCTTTGAGCGATTGGATCAGCCGAATTACGCGTTACGACGATAAGGAGCAAAAAGCATTTATTCAGGATAAAAGTGATGATTTAATGAACATGGGCACCTCGCTTGCAGGTGGTGCAGCAGTTACACTTAGCGGTATTTTCGTATTCATTGGTTTGTTGCCTATTTACATCTATCTGATGCTTTTTTATAAAGATATTTTATTGCGCTTTATCTTCATGTGGTTTAAAACAGATGATCACCCAAAAGTGAAAGAAGCCATTTATGAAACCGAATCGATTATTAAAAGTTACCTAATTGGGTTATTAATTCAAATTACTTACATGACCATTTTACTGGGCGGAATATTAATGCTAATCGGTATTAAACATGCGTTATTAATTGGGGTAATCTTCGCCATCTTAAACCTAATCCCTTATGTGGGCGCTTTAATTGGCAACTTAATTGGCGTATTGCTAACCCTTACTTCCTCTCAAGAATTATGGCCGGTAATTACCGTTTTAGGGGTTATTGCATTTGTTCAGTTTTTAGATAATAACATCTTAATGCCGCGCATTGTAGGCTCTAAAGTAAAAATAAATGCTTTATTTGCCATTCTTGGGGTATTTATAGGTGGAAGCATAGCAGGTGTCTCCGGTATGTTCCTCGCGTTACCGATTGTGGCAGTATTAAAAATTATTTTTGACCGTACAGAATCATTTAAACAATGGGGCGTATTATTAGGTGATGAACGACCAGCCAAAAGTCCTATGACCTTCCCTACTTTTAGAAAGAAGAAACCTGTGGCAACTAAATCGGGGATTGAAGGGAAATAG
- a CDS encoding tRNA modification GTPase (product_source=KO:K03650; cath_funfam=1.20.120.430,3.30.1360.120; cog=COG0486; ko=KO:K03650; pfam=PF01926,PF10396,PF12631; smart=SM00382; superfamily=52540; tigrfam=TIGR00450), protein MYNQDTIIALSTPSGSGAIGVIRLSGPEAISLTNAVFAGKDLEKQATHTLHFGLVKDGDHIVDEVVAGLFVAPKSYTKENVVEISCHGSNYIIQQIINLLISKGARAAKPGEFTLRAFLNGAFDLSQAEAVADLIASNSKASHDVAMQQMRGGFATELKGLREQLIHFASMIELELDFAEEDVEFANREQLKNLVNKINYVLQRLISSFEMGNVIKNGVPIVIAGKPNVGKSTLLNALLNEERAIVSDIAGTTRDTIEDELTIGGIVFRFIDTAGIRDTADIIEALGVERTLEKMKQAKLIIYMADAAQGISEIEEQVRGLEQLAIPYLILVNKADLISVGQRKAFEALNVVFISAKEKQGIDELKTTLLEQVNLHHINTSETLVTNIRHVEALKQTEHALQRVLANVDNPVTLDFLAMDIKQALHYLGEITGTVTTDDLLENIFTKFCIGK, encoded by the coding sequence ATGTACAATCAAGATACTATTATTGCTTTATCTACGCCTTCGGGTTCAGGTGCCATTGGCGTGATCCGCTTATCTGGTCCCGAGGCTATTTCGTTAACGAATGCCGTTTTCGCTGGAAAAGATTTAGAAAAGCAGGCTACTCATACCTTACATTTTGGTTTGGTTAAGGATGGCGATCATATTGTTGATGAGGTTGTTGCGGGTTTATTTGTTGCGCCTAAATCGTATACCAAAGAAAATGTGGTAGAGATTTCTTGTCACGGTTCTAATTACATCATCCAGCAGATTATTAACCTCTTGATTAGCAAAGGAGCGCGTGCGGCCAAACCTGGCGAATTTACCTTACGTGCATTTTTAAATGGCGCTTTCGATTTAAGTCAGGCAGAAGCTGTTGCAGATTTAATTGCTTCTAATTCAAAAGCTTCGCACGATGTAGCCATGCAGCAGATGCGTGGCGGTTTTGCTACCGAGTTAAAAGGCTTGCGCGAACAGTTGATCCATTTTGCTTCGATGATTGAACTCGAATTGGATTTTGCTGAAGAGGATGTAGAATTTGCCAATCGTGAGCAATTAAAAAATCTGGTTAACAAAATCAATTACGTTTTACAACGTTTGATATCTTCTTTCGAAATGGGAAATGTGATTAAAAATGGGGTTCCGATTGTGATTGCTGGTAAACCTAATGTAGGTAAATCTACATTACTGAATGCTTTATTAAATGAGGAACGTGCCATTGTTTCTGATATTGCCGGAACCACGCGTGATACCATTGAGGATGAATTAACCATTGGTGGCATTGTCTTCCGTTTTATCGATACCGCTGGAATCCGCGATACAGCCGATATTATTGAGGCACTAGGGGTAGAGCGTACCTTAGAGAAAATGAAGCAGGCGAAACTGATTATTTATATGGCCGATGCTGCTCAAGGTATTTCGGAAATTGAAGAGCAGGTACGTGGTTTAGAACAGTTGGCTATTCCATATTTAATTCTGGTGAATAAAGCCGATCTGATCTCAGTGGGACAACGTAAAGCTTTCGAAGCTTTAAATGTGGTTTTTATCTCCGCAAAAGAGAAACAGGGCATTGATGAATTAAAAACGACTTTGTTGGAGCAGGTTAACTTACACCATATTAATACCAGCGAAACCCTGGTGACGAATATCCGCCATGTAGAAGCTTTAAAACAGACCGAACATGCGCTGCAAAGGGTTTTGGCTAATGTAGACAATCCGGTTACATTAGATTTTTTAGCAATGGATATTAAACAGGCACTGCATTATCTTGGTGAAATTACAGGGACAGTTACCACTGATGATTTGTTAGAGAATATATTTACGAAGTTCTGCATCGGCAAATAA
- a CDS encoding excisionase family DNA binding protein (product_source=TIGR01764; cath_funfam=4.10.1170.10; cog=COG2207; smart=SM00497; superfamily=46955,57667; tigrfam=TIGR01764), with the protein MSSNITVERICEHCGKTFLAKTTVTKYCSLNCNRRHYKQKIRNKKISASNEQTLGIRTKAINDRPAEFLTVKQTARLLHCSERIIYQQIKNGRIKAIQLSERKTLIKRKHRDKAFKQVDFQPVQKTERAKNPALVYCISMTDAQQHFGISEKALYDLIKRNDLEVFSNGKFNYVLRSALNQIFYKS; encoded by the coding sequence ATGAGTAGCAATATAACAGTTGAGCGGATCTGCGAACACTGCGGTAAGACATTCTTGGCAAAAACTACGGTCACTAAGTACTGCAGCCTGAATTGTAACAGGCGGCATTATAAACAAAAGATCCGTAATAAGAAGATTTCTGCCAGCAATGAACAGACACTTGGTATCCGTACAAAAGCAATCAATGATCGCCCCGCAGAGTTCCTTACGGTGAAACAAACCGCGCGCCTGCTTCATTGCAGTGAAAGAATTATTTATCAGCAGATCAAGAATGGCCGGATTAAAGCAATCCAGCTCAGCGAACGGAAAACACTGATCAAAAGAAAGCATCGGGACAAGGCGTTTAAACAGGTCGATTTTCAGCCGGTTCAGAAAACTGAAAGAGCTAAAAACCCTGCTCTGGTTTATTGTATAAGTATGACTGATGCCCAACAGCATTTTGGTATATCAGAAAAAGCACTTTATGACCTGATCAAACGGAACGATCTTGAAGTATTCTCTAACGGAAAGTTCAACTATGTACTCCGGTCAGCATTGAATCAAATATTTTATAAAAGTTAA
- a CDS encoding integrase (product_source=COG0582; cath_funfam=1.10.443.10; cog=COG0582; pfam=PF00589,PF13102,PF17293; superfamily=56349), which translates to MGSVTLRRKNLITGRQSLYLDYYPPFLNSKTGKAQRSVTLKLYLFTKPENELQRIHNKETLLTAQTVCAQRQIEIQNRRFGIISEQDRNASFTEIFRQVAKSRRRSMNDHWEMGLRYFIAFSGHDLRLPELSDFLCEDYKNYLLSGPGISRYGRPIKRNTAVTYYAKFRAVLRHVYRRKLIPLDLHAMVDPISPKETNRERLTMEEFQLLADTPASSDLMKNAAIFSGLTGLRWSDVSTLHWSELRGTPGSFEIQFSQGKTEKAEVMPISDQAVARLGDRMKPEDLLFPGLKYSQLKSFFTNWCIAAGIFKNITFHSFRHTFATLQLELGTDIYTVSKLLGHRSLKNTEIYAKIVDKTKRQAAARMLLKDVENESVRDDQEKRPAIFILHKNEEKFGVS; encoded by the coding sequence ATGGGAAGCGTTACACTGAGAAGGAAAAACCTTATTACCGGGAGGCAAAGTCTTTATTTGGACTATTATCCTCCGTTTTTAAATAGTAAGACAGGAAAAGCCCAGCGTTCGGTTACGCTGAAATTATACCTGTTCACAAAACCCGAGAATGAATTGCAGCGCATTCATAACAAAGAAACACTGCTCACCGCTCAGACGGTCTGTGCGCAACGCCAGATAGAAATACAGAACAGGCGCTTCGGGATCATTTCAGAACAGGATCGAAATGCAAGTTTTACCGAGATTTTCAGGCAGGTGGCCAAAAGCCGCCGGAGATCAATGAACGATCACTGGGAAATGGGACTGCGTTACTTTATCGCTTTTAGCGGTCATGATCTGCGTCTGCCTGAGCTCTCTGACTTTCTGTGTGAGGATTACAAAAACTATCTGTTGAGCGGACCCGGAATCTCGCGTTATGGGCGGCCGATCAAACGTAATACAGCAGTTACTTATTATGCCAAATTCCGGGCGGTATTGCGCCATGTCTACAGGCGTAAGCTCATCCCACTGGATCTGCATGCCATGGTTGATCCGATATCGCCAAAGGAAACGAATCGGGAAAGACTGACTATGGAAGAATTCCAGCTTTTGGCGGATACACCTGCCAGTTCGGACTTGATGAAAAATGCGGCGATTTTTTCGGGGCTCACCGGGCTGAGGTGGTCAGATGTGAGTACGTTGCACTGGTCTGAACTTAGGGGCACACCGGGCAGTTTTGAAATTCAATTTTCGCAAGGTAAGACAGAGAAGGCAGAGGTAATGCCGATATCGGATCAGGCTGTTGCCCGCCTTGGAGACCGAATGAAACCGGAAGATTTGCTTTTTCCAGGTCTCAAGTACAGTCAGTTAAAATCATTCTTTACCAACTGGTGTATTGCCGCAGGCATTTTTAAGAACATCACCTTCCACAGTTTCCGGCATACTTTTGCTACACTTCAGCTTGAGTTGGGTACTGATATTTACACGGTATCTAAACTGCTCGGTCACCGCTCCTTGAAAAATACCGAAATTTATGCGAAGATCGTGGATAAGACCAAGCGCCAGGCAGCGGCTAGGATGCTGCTTAAAGATGTTGAGAATGAAAGTGTCCGTGATGATCAAGAAAAAAGACCAGCAATTTTTATCCTGCACAAAAATGAGGAAAAATTTGGTGTAAGCTAA
- a CDS encoding hypothetical protein (product_source=Hypo-rule applied): MTQENKQINPGEDENGKNMGLPEKDETATCINQGTSLPSDGPVGQNEGSEATDLAATLEKDDPKDIREDAETGS; this comes from the coding sequence ATGACACAGGAGAACAAACAGATCAACCCAGGCGAAGATGAAAACGGCAAGAACATGGGTTTACCTGAAAAAGACGAAACAGCAACCTGTATAAACCAAGGTACATCGCTACCTTCGGATGGCCCGGTTGGCCAAAACGAGGGTTCTGAGGCTACAGACCTTGCAGCTACCCTAGAAAAGGACGATCCTAAAGATATCCGCGAAGATGCGGAGACGGGAAGTTAA
- a CDS encoding putative intracellular protease/amidase (product_source=COG0693; cath_funfam=3.40.50.880; cog=COG0693; pfam=PF01965; superfamily=52317) produces the protein MKKILMVLTSHSSMENTESKTGVWLGEFTDPYYEFIDAGYTVTLASPKGGRPPVDPMSELTEHLTGSNRRFQDDEQAKADFSQTTVLDQIRHTDFDAVFYPGGHGPIWDLAADNNSGLLILDFLDAGKPVAAVCHGPAALISAERQRPGLLKGKVLSAFSNAEETLVGRSGNVPYELQTRLKELGAEVKTALLPFLSHVETDGLFITGQNPLSAGPTAKTLIEFLASEPIQNSSPDDEGQQWQERAEKYLDEKPDNLKP, from the coding sequence ATGAAAAAGATTCTAATGGTATTGACCTCCCACAGTTCGATGGAAAATACAGAAAGCAAAACCGGCGTGTGGCTGGGTGAATTCACTGATCCCTATTACGAATTCATTGACGCAGGCTATACAGTTACCCTGGCAAGCCCTAAAGGCGGCAGACCGCCGGTTGACCCGATGAGCGAACTGACCGAACACCTTACCGGATCCAACCGAAGATTTCAGGATGATGAGCAGGCAAAGGCTGACTTTAGCCAGACCACCGTTCTGGATCAGATCAGGCATACTGATTTCGATGCCGTATTTTATCCCGGTGGACATGGACCGATATGGGATCTGGCGGCAGATAATAACAGCGGCCTTCTGATACTGGATTTCCTCGATGCAGGAAAACCTGTTGCAGCAGTTTGCCACGGTCCTGCAGCACTCATCAGCGCGGAAAGACAAAGACCGGGCCTACTAAAAGGAAAGGTTCTCTCCGCTTTCAGCAATGCAGAAGAAACGTTGGTAGGCCGTAGCGGAAATGTCCCCTATGAGCTTCAGACACGTTTGAAAGAACTTGGAGCTGAAGTTAAAACAGCCTTACTGCCCTTCCTTTCCCACGTCGAAACAGACGGATTGTTTATCACAGGGCAAAATCCACTTTCTGCAGGCCCCACTGCGAAAACCCTCATTGAATTCTTAGCATCTGAGCCAATACAGAACAGCAGCCCCGACGATGAGGGACAGCAATGGCAGGAAAGAGCGGAAAAATATCTGGATGAAAAACCCGATAATCTCAAACCTTAA
- a CDS encoding hypothetical protein (product_source=Hypo-rule applied), translated as MIDPKEKSAHEQEELDAARDQSSGNENSTGENTNWNEHQQVDEEGNEVGPDDIK; from the coding sequence ATGATAGACCCTAAAGAAAAAAGTGCACACGAACAAGAAGAACTGGACGCTGCCCGGGACCAATCATCCGGTAACGAAAACAGCACGGGTGAAAACACCAATTGGAACGAACACCAACAAGTTGACGAGGAAGGCAATGAAGTTGGTCCAGATGATATCAAATAA
- a CDS encoding hypothetical protein (product_source=Hypo-rule applied), producing the protein MENLSFKVAEIEISYRPAFQLAELPEINSSREAYEVLMDRWDDGRLELVEEFKVIMNVSVVLS; encoded by the coding sequence ATGGAAAATTTGAGTTTTAAAGTAGCGGAGATTGAGATCAGTTACCGTCCAGCGTTTCAATTGGCAGAGTTGCCAGAGATTAATTCTTCCAGGGAAGCTTATGAGGTTTTGATGGATCGCTGGGATGATGGAAGGCTGGAGCTTGTGGAAGAGTTTAAAGTGATCATGAACGTATCCGTAGTTTTATCATGA
- a CDS encoding ABC-type bacteriocin/lantibiotic exporter with double-glycine peptidase domain (product_source=COG2274; cath_funfam=3.40.50.300; cog=COG2274; pfam=PF00005,PF00664; smart=SM00382; superfamily=52540; transmembrane_helix_parts=Inside_1_4,TMhelix_5_23,Outside_24_26,TMhelix_27_49,Inside_50_149,TMhelix_150_172,Outside_173_459): protein MNNSLNMIFSTLTFVVFGVIMFIYNPIIFYIFLAGSIIYVAWVMAFLNIRKKLDWEYFDLVSKNQSYWVETIGSIQDIKINNYEKQKRWKWEDIQARLYKVNLKVLSITNTQNLGAQFIDSLKNLFITFYCAKAVINGEITFGVMISTQFIIGMLNAPVVQFIQFIISFQFAKISFLRLNEIHQLDDEHDHVGTNNAELPENKSLIINNVMFQYTTTGKMVLQGIRLIIPEGKVTAIVGDSGSGKSTLLKLLLRLYKPSYGDIMIGSMNINNISLRQWRDKCGAVMQDGKIFNDTIMNNIVLDDEKIDYDKLKKALHTANIAQEIEQLPLGYQTMMGEQGRGLSGGQKQRILIARALYKNPDYLFFDEATNSLDTINEQKIVAALDDVFKDKTVIVVAHRLSTIRKADQIIVMQGGMVVEIGNHNSLMEKKGRYHQLVQSQMDLTSTIAIETAKNLSEN from the coding sequence ATGAATAACTCCTTAAACATGATTTTTTCTACGTTGACTTTTGTGGTTTTTGGAGTAATTATGTTTATCTACAACCCCATCATCTTTTATATTTTTTTAGCCGGCAGCATAATTTATGTAGCATGGGTAATGGCTTTTTTAAACATTCGCAAGAAACTGGATTGGGAGTATTTCGATTTAGTTAGCAAGAACCAAAGTTATTGGGTAGAAACCATTGGTAGCATCCAGGATATTAAAATTAATAATTACGAAAAACAGAAACGCTGGAAATGGGAAGATATACAAGCCCGTTTATACAAAGTTAATTTAAAGGTATTAAGCATTACCAACACTCAAAACTTAGGTGCCCAGTTTATTGATAGTTTAAAAAATTTATTTATTACTTTTTATTGTGCCAAAGCAGTTATTAATGGAGAGATTACTTTTGGTGTAATGATTTCTACTCAATTTATTATTGGGATGCTAAATGCACCTGTGGTGCAGTTTATCCAATTTATTATTTCCTTTCAGTTTGCTAAAATTAGTTTTTTAAGGTTAAATGAAATTCATCAGTTGGATGATGAACACGACCATGTTGGAACCAATAATGCAGAATTACCCGAAAATAAAAGTCTGATTATCAACAATGTGATGTTTCAGTATACCACAACCGGTAAGATGGTTTTGCAGGGTATTCGATTGATTATTCCCGAAGGGAAGGTAACGGCTATTGTTGGCGATAGCGGCAGTGGAAAATCTACGCTTTTAAAGCTCCTGCTTCGTTTATACAAACCCAGTTACGGCGATATTATGATCGGCAGTATGAATATCAACAATATCAGTTTACGCCAGTGGCGGGATAAGTGTGGTGCCGTAATGCAAGATGGGAAGATTTTTAATGATACCATTATGAATAACATTGTTTTAGATGATGAAAAAATTGATTATGATAAATTAAAAAAAGCATTACATACTGCTAATATTGCTCAAGAAATAGAACAACTGCCTTTAGGCTATCAAACCATGATGGGCGAACAAGGACGAGGTTTAAGTGGAGGGCAAAAACAGCGGATATTGATTGCGAGGGCGTTATATAAAAATCCTGATTATCTGTTTTTTGATGAGGCTACCAATAGTTTAGATACGATAAATGAGCAAAAGATTGTAGCGGCTTTGGATGATGTTTTTAAAGATAAAACGGTTATTGTAGTGGCTCACCGTTTAAGTACCATCCGTAAAGCCGATCAAATTATTGTAATGCAAGGAGGAATGGTTGTTGAAATTGGCAATCACAATTCGTTAATGGAAAAAAAAGGGCGTTATCATCAACTAGTGCAATCACAAATGGATTTAACTAGTACCATTGCAATAGAAACAGCTAAAAACTTAAGTGAAAATTAA
- a CDS encoding multidrug efflux pump subunit AcrA (membrane-fusion protein) (product_source=COG0845; cath_funfam=2.40.50.100; cog=COG0845; pfam=PF13437; superfamily=158372,51230; transmembrane_helix_parts=Inside_1_26,TMhelix_27_49,Outside_50_438) has product MNDENLYFPNQRTEEVQHIIDRMPTRFGFWISVIVLFLFTLLVVFGCLVRYPDVVNGQISINANNSPLKLIANSNGKLKLNGIKSMDEVKEGQVLAYIENPTNPTSVIYIDSLLKLFNPNADDILTIRQKLPHNFSLGELNAKYYAFANSLQEFINYKQDKLLDKQTQNYIALLNEQKNAITTATKRVEMAKNSLSYVHKFYSRDSLLFTKKVISEAELDKTQMNYLSSKDGLQNALNNLITAKQAAQQTESKIQELGIQKPEKEKELQIALTSTYNDLVDNIKSWEQKYVFKAPFAGKVQFLKFYNENQFVQAGEPVFTIVPKEEKAFGQVILPAQGSGKIKTGQEVIVKLDNYPYMEYGSITGRINSISLTTNTTKTEKADMETYMVLVDFPNQLKTNYGTKLDFKAEAKGTAEIITNDRRLIQRLFDNLKYVIKK; this is encoded by the coding sequence ATGAATGACGAAAATTTATACTTCCCTAACCAAAGAACGGAGGAAGTACAACATATTATAGATAGAATGCCAACACGCTTTGGTTTTTGGATTTCGGTTATTGTATTGTTCTTGTTTACCTTACTAGTTGTTTTTGGCTGCCTAGTTCGCTACCCAGATGTGGTAAATGGACAGATTAGTATAAATGCCAACAATTCTCCATTAAAGTTAATCGCTAACAGCAATGGAAAACTAAAACTTAATGGAATTAAATCCATGGATGAAGTTAAAGAAGGGCAGGTATTGGCTTATATAGAAAATCCAACCAATCCAACTAGTGTAATTTACATTGATAGTTTGCTTAAATTATTTAACCCCAACGCCGATGATATTTTAACTATCAGACAAAAATTACCACACAATTTTTCTTTGGGCGAATTAAATGCCAAATATTATGCATTTGCCAACAGTCTTCAAGAGTTTATCAACTACAAACAAGACAAGCTTTTAGATAAACAAACGCAAAACTACATTGCCTTACTAAACGAACAGAAAAATGCGATAACTACCGCTACTAAAAGAGTAGAAATGGCAAAAAATAGCTTGAGTTACGTTCATAAATTTTACAGCAGAGATTCTTTATTATTTACCAAGAAAGTAATTAGTGAGGCTGAATTAGATAAAACGCAAATGAACTATTTATCCAGTAAAGATGGACTACAAAATGCCCTTAACAATTTAATTACGGCCAAACAGGCTGCACAACAAACGGAGAGTAAAATCCAGGAATTAGGAATACAAAAGCCAGAGAAAGAAAAGGAATTGCAAATTGCGTTAACTTCTACTTATAATGATTTGGTTGATAATATTAAAAGTTGGGAACAGAAGTATGTTTTTAAAGCTCCCTTTGCTGGTAAAGTTCAATTTCTTAAATTCTATAACGAAAATCAGTTTGTACAGGCTGGGGAACCGGTATTTACCATTGTACCCAAAGAAGAAAAAGCATTTGGCCAAGTTATTTTACCTGCTCAAGGCAGTGGTAAAATCAAAACCGGTCAAGAGGTAATTGTTAAGCTAGATAATTATCCATATATGGAATATGGTTCAATAACCGGCCGTATTAACTCAATATCCTTAACCACTAACACAACCAAAACAGAAAAAGCAGATATGGAAACCTATATGGTTCTAGTTGATTTTCCGAATCAACTAAAAACCAATTATGGAACCAAATTGGACTTTAAAGCAGAAGCAAAAGGTACCGCTGAAATTATTACAAACGATAGGCGTTTAATTCAACGTTTATTCGACAACCTAAAATATGTGATAAAAAAGTAA
- a CDS encoding hypothetical protein (product_source=Hypo-rule applied; pfam=PF09413; superfamily=54913) — MEQQIKLFQVFEGEFWQVSLMQQLLQEFSIPAFIRNEHMSCIDRSDIVAGGLNPVMLIVSENDYKRSIELIAEYNNNIPLEEDGELLNPDT; from the coding sequence ATGGAACAACAAATCAAACTATTTCAAGTATTCGAAGGAGAGTTTTGGCAAGTGTCATTAATGCAACAGTTGCTTCAAGAATTTAGCATTCCTGCATTCATCCGGAATGAGCATATGAGCTGCATTGACCGATCTGATATCGTTGCCGGGGGCCTAAATCCAGTTATGCTGATAGTGTCAGAAAATGATTACAAACGGTCTATTGAATTGATAGCAGAATACAACAACAACATTCCACTTGAAGAGGATGGCGAACTCTTAAATCCAGACACCTAA